Proteins encoded in a region of the Cheilinus undulatus linkage group 8, ASM1832078v1, whole genome shotgun sequence genome:
- the cacng6b gene encoding voltage-dependent calcium channel gamma-6 subunit, with the protein MWSNFFVQQDEEGRIGVAGAGQAGSLGGIKGGRGQRRAPKMSDSQEGKIKLAFFVAIIGVTLTVLGMGTEFWVELAQPKNFSGNQTCQMAHYGLWKGCIRTLWVADIDPERTSCGPAELPGESNCTYFKFFTSGENAVIFKKTTNKNLTLAAAILALLSLTMMVMGSICIAMSLSKGVPFFLKPASFCFILSGVLVLFSVLVFHQSVLALLSSDHSVPLHHELSWSVACVGSAGGILILGGFLFILLALPFSPWQKCLPHKNSAT; encoded by the exons ATGTGGTCCAACTTCTTTGTCCAGCAAGATGAGGAGGGTCGCATCGGGGTGGCCGGAGCGGGACAAGCCGGCAGTTTGGGAGGAATAAAAGGTGGCAGAGGACAGAGGAGGGCCCCAAAGATGAGCGACAGCCAGGAAGGCAAGATCAAACTGGCTTTCTTTGTGGCTATCATTGGTGTGACCTTGACAGTGTTGGGCATGGGGACAGAGTTTTGGGTGGAGCTGGCCCAACCAAAGAATTTCAGTGGCAACCAGACCTGCCAGATGGCCCATTATGGCCTGTGGAAGGGCTGCATCCGCACCCTGTGGGTGGCTGACATAGACCCGGAGAGGACAAGCTGCGGCCCAGCTGAGCTACCTGGAG AATCCAACTGCACCTACTTCAAATTCTTCACCTCTGGGGAGAACGCAGTCATATTCAAGAAGACAACAAACAAAA ATCTGACCCTAGCAGCTGCTATTTTGGCTCTTCTGAGTCTGACCATGATGGTGATGGGCTCCATCTGTATTGCTATGTCCCTCAGCAAAGGAGTGCCCTTCTTTCTCAAACCAGCCTCTTTCTGCTTCATCCTGTCAG GTGTGCTGGTCCTCTTCTCAGTCCTGGTGTTCCATCAGTCCGTGCTGGCCCTGCTCTCCAGTGATCACTCTGTTCCTTTACACCATGAGCTCTCCTGGTCTGTGGCCTGTGTGGGCTCAGCTGGAGGAATCCTTATCCTAGGCGGTTTCCTTTTCATCCTCCTCGCCCTTCCTTTCAGTCCCTGGCAGAAATGCTTGCCACACAAGAATAGTGCTACCTAG